In Ovis aries strain OAR_USU_Benz2616 breed Rambouillet chromosome 16, ARS-UI_Ramb_v3.0, whole genome shotgun sequence, one DNA window encodes the following:
- the RAI14 gene encoding ankycorbin isoform X6, translating into MKSLKAKFRKSDTNEWNKNDDRLLQAVENGDAEKVASLLGKKGASATKHDSEGKTAFHLAATKGHVECLRVMVTHGVDVTAQDTAGHSALHLAAKNSHHECIKKLLQSKCPAESIDSCGKTALHYAAAQGCLQAVQVLCEHKSPINLKDLDGNIPLLLAVQNGHSEVCRFLLDHGADVNSRDKNGRTALMLACEIGSSNIVEALIKKGADLTLVDSLGHNALHYSRLSENAGIQSLLLSKISQDADLKTPTKPKQLSDVSSPRSITSTPLSGKESVFFAEPPFKAEISSIRENRDRLSDSTTGADSLLDVSSEADQQDLLVLLQAKVASLTLHNKELQDKLQAKTPREGEADLSFDSYHSTQTDLAPSLGKPSENPPLDSKPSPSVITHSSSKSTLDSDVRIQQLQEVLHDLQKRLESSEAERKQLQAELQTRRTESVCLNNTEISENGSDLSQKLKETQSKYEEAMKEVLSVQKQMKLGLVSPESVDTYSHLHELRITEEEMDVLKRDLQGALEESERNKEKVRELEEKLAEREKEAVMQPPKEEYEEMKSSYCTVIENMNKEKAFLFEKYQEAQEEITKLKDTLKNQMAQEAGDEAEDMKEAMNRMIDELNKQVSELSQLYKEAQAELEDYRKRKSLEDVTAEYIHKAEHEKLMQVTNVSRAKAEEALSEMKSQYSKVLNELTQLKQLVDAQKENSVSITEHLQVITTLRTTAKEMEGKISSLKEHLASKEGEVAKLEKQLLEEKAAMTDAMVPRSAYEKLQSSLESEVSVLASKLRDSVKEKEKAHSEVAQIRSEVLQMKREKENIQTLLKSKEQEVNELLQKCQHAQEELAEMKRHSESSSKLEEDKDKKINEMSKEVTKLKEALNSLSQLSYSASSSKRQSQQLEALQQQVKQLQNQLAECKKQHQEVISVYRMHLLYAVQGQMDEDVQKVLKQILTMCKNQSQKK; encoded by the exons gACACAGTGCTTTGCACCTTGCAGCCAAGAACAGCCACCATGAATGCATCAAGAAGCTCCTTCAG TCTAAATGCCCAGCTGAAAGTATCGACAGCTGTGGGAAAACAGCTTTACATTATGCAG CCGCACAGGGCTGCCTTCAAGCTGTGCAAGTTCTTTGCGAGCACAAAAGCCCCATAAACCTCAAAGATTTG GATGGGAATATACCACTGCTTCTTGCAGTGCAAAATGGCCACAGTGAGGTCTGTCGCTTTCTTCTGGATCATGGAGCAGATGTAAATTCCAGAGACAAAAATGGAAG AACTGCTCTCATGCTGGCTTGTGAGATTGGCAGCTCAAACATTGTAGAAGCCTTAATTAAAAAGGGTGCAGACCTAACCCTTGTAGATTCTCTTGGACACAATGCCTTACATTATTCCAGACTCTCGGAAAATGCAGGAATTCAAAGCCTTCTATTATCAAAAATCTCTCAGGATGCTG ATTTAAAGACACCAACAAAACCAAAGCAG TTGAGTGATGTGTCTTCCCCAAGATCAATAACTTCAACACCACTTTCAGGAAAGGAATCAGTATTTTTTGCTGAACCACCCTTCAAG GCTGAGATTAGTTCTATACGAGAGAACAGAGACAGACTAAGTGACAGTACTACAG GTGCTGATAGTTTATTGGACGTAAGTTCTGAAGCTGACCAGCAAGATCTTCTTGTCCTATTGCAAGCAAAAGTTGCTTCTCTTACCTTACACAATAAGGAATTACAAGATAAATTACAG GCCAAAACACCCAGAGAGGGGGAAGCAGACCTGAGCTTTGACTCTTACCATTCTACTCAAACTGACTTGGCCCCATCCCTGGGCAAACCTAGTGAAAACCCTCCTCTAGACTCCAAACCATCTCCATCTGTCATAACACATTCCTCCAGTAAATCCACTCTCGACAGTGATGTCAGAATCCAGCAACTCCAAGAGGTTTTACATGACTTGCAGAAGAGACTGGAGAGCTCTGAAGCGGAGAGGAAACAGCTGCAGGCCGAGCTCCAGACCAGGAGGACAGAATCAGTGTGCTTAAACAACACCGAGATCTCAGAGAACGGCTCCGACCTCAGTCAGAAACTTAAGGAAACTCAGAGCAAGTACGAGGAAGCTATGAAAGAAGTCCTGAGTGTGCAGAAGCAGATGAAGCTGGGCCTGGTCTCACCAGAAAGCGTGGACACTTACTCACACCTGCATGAGCTGAGGATCACTGAGGAAGAAATGGACGTGCTCAAGCGGGACCTCCAAGGTGCCCTGGAAGAAAGTGAACGAAataaagagaaagtgagagagttAGAGGAGAAGCTggcagaaagggagaaagaggcaGTTATGCAGCCACCAAAGGAGGAGTATGAGGAAATGAAAAGTTCCTATTGCACGGTGATTGAGAATATGAATAAGGAGAAAGCATTTTTGTTTGAGAAATACCAAGAGGCacaagaagaaatcacaaaactGAAAGATACATTGAAAAATCAGATGGCCCAGGAGGCGGGTGATGAAGCTGAGGACATGAAAGAGGCCATGAACAGGATGATCGATGAACTCAACAAGCAGGTGAGTGAGCTGTCCCAGCTATACAAAGAGGCCCAGGCAGAGCTGGAGGATTACCGAAAGAGGAAGTCTCTAGAAGATGTCACAGCTGAATATATCCATAAAGCGGAGCATGAGAAGCTGATGCAAGTGACCAACGTATCCAGAGCCAAGGCTGAAGAGGCACTGTCCGAAATGAAGTCTCAGTATTCAAAAGTGCTAAATGAGCTGACCCAGCTCAAACAGTTGGTAGACGCACAGAAAGAGAACTCTGTCTCCATCACGGAGCATTTGCAAGTGATAACCACTCTGCGGACCACTGCCAAAGAGATGGAGGGAAAAATAAGCAGTCTGAAAGAGCACCTGGCGAGCAAGGAAGGGGAGGTGGCGAAGCTGGAGAAACAGCTCCTAGAGGAGAAGGCGGCTATGACGGATGCGATGGTGCCCCGGTCTGCCTACGAGAAGCTCCAGTCGTCTTTGGAAAGCGAAGTGAGTGTGTTGGCCTCAAAATTAAGGGATTccgtgaaagagaaagagaaggcccATTCAGAGGTTGCCCAGATTAGAAGTGAGGTCTTGCagatgaaaagggaaaaggaaaacattcagACTCTCTTGAAATCCAAAGAGCAGGAAGTAAACGAACTTCTGCAAAAATGCCAGCATGCTCAGGAAGAACTTGCAGAAATGAAGAGACATTCCGAGAGCTCCTCCAAACTGGAAGAGGATAAAGACAAGAAG ATAAATGAGATGTCCAAGGAAGTCACCAAGTTGAAGGAGGCCCTGAACAGCCTCTCACAGCTCTCCTACTCTGCCAGCTCCTCCAAGAGGCAGAGCCAGCAGCTGGAGGCGCTGCAGCAGCAGGTCAAACAGCTGCAGAACCAGCTGGCG GAATGCAAGAAACAACACCAGGAAGTGATATCTGTTTACAGGATGCATCTTCTGTACGCCGTGCAG GGCCAGATGGATGAAGATGTCCAAAAAGTACTGAAGCAAATCCTTACCATGTGTAAGAACCAGTCCCAGAAGAAGTAA
- the RAI14 gene encoding ankycorbin isoform X3: MKSLKAKFRKSDTNEWNKNDDRLLQAVENGDAEKVASLLGKKGASATKHDSEGKTAFHLAATKGHVECLRVMVTHGVDVTAQDTAGHSALHLAAKNSHHECIKKLLQSKCPAESIDSCGKTALHYAAAQGCLQAVQVLCEHKSPINLKDLDGNIPLLLAVQNGHSEVCRFLLDHGADVNSRDKNGRTALMLACEIGSSNIVEALIKKGADLTLVDSLGHNALHYSRLSENAGIQSLLLSKISQDADLKTPTKPKQHDHVSKISSERSGTPKKRKAPPPPISPTQLSDVSSPRSITSTPLSGKESVFFAEPPFKQAEISSIRENRDRLSDSTTGADSLLDVSSEADQQDLLVLLQAKVASLTLHNKELQDKLQAKTPREGEADLSFDSYHSTQTDLAPSLGKPSENPPLDSKPSPSVITHSSSKSTLDSDVRIQQLQEVLHDLQKRLESSEAERKQLQAELQTRRTESVCLNNTEISENGSDLSQKLKETQSKYEEAMKEVLSVQKQMKLGLVSPESVDTYSHLHELRITEEEMDVLKRDLQGALEESERNKEKVRELEEKLAEREKEAVMQPPKEEYEEMKSSYCTVIENMNKEKAFLFEKYQEAQEEITKLKDTLKNQMAQEAGDEAEDMKEAMNRMIDELNKQVSELSQLYKEAQAELEDYRKRKSLEDVTAEYIHKAEHEKLMQVTNVSRAKAEEALSEMKSQYSKVLNELTQLKQLVDAQKENSVSITEHLQVITTLRTTAKEMEGKISSLKEHLASKEGEVAKLEKQLLEEKAAMTDAMVPRSAYEKLQSSLESEVSVLASKLRDSVKEKEKAHSEVAQIRSEVLQMKREKENIQTLLKSKEQEVNELLQKCQHAQEELAEMKRHSESSSKLEEDKDKKINEMSKEVTKLKEALNSLSQLSYSASSSKRQSQQLEALQQQVKQLQNQLAECKKQHQEVISVYRMHLLYAVQGQMDEDVQKVLKQILTMCKNQSQKK; encoded by the exons gACACAGTGCTTTGCACCTTGCAGCCAAGAACAGCCACCATGAATGCATCAAGAAGCTCCTTCAG TCTAAATGCCCAGCTGAAAGTATCGACAGCTGTGGGAAAACAGCTTTACATTATGCAG CCGCACAGGGCTGCCTTCAAGCTGTGCAAGTTCTTTGCGAGCACAAAAGCCCCATAAACCTCAAAGATTTG GATGGGAATATACCACTGCTTCTTGCAGTGCAAAATGGCCACAGTGAGGTCTGTCGCTTTCTTCTGGATCATGGAGCAGATGTAAATTCCAGAGACAAAAATGGAAG AACTGCTCTCATGCTGGCTTGTGAGATTGGCAGCTCAAACATTGTAGAAGCCTTAATTAAAAAGGGTGCAGACCTAACCCTTGTAGATTCTCTTGGACACAATGCCTTACATTATTCCAGACTCTCGGAAAATGCAGGAATTCAAAGCCTTCTATTATCAAAAATCTCTCAGGATGCTG ATTTAAAGACACCAACAAAACCAAAGCAG CATGATCACGTCTCTAAAATAAGCTCAGAGAGAAGTGGAACTCCAAAAAAACGCAAAGCTCCACCACCTCCTATCAGTCCTACCCag TTGAGTGATGTGTCTTCCCCAAGATCAATAACTTCAACACCACTTTCAGGAAAGGAATCAGTATTTTTTGCTGAACCACCCTTCAAG CAGGCTGAGATTAGTTCTATACGAGAGAACAGAGACAGACTAAGTGACAGTACTACAG GTGCTGATAGTTTATTGGACGTAAGTTCTGAAGCTGACCAGCAAGATCTTCTTGTCCTATTGCAAGCAAAAGTTGCTTCTCTTACCTTACACAATAAGGAATTACAAGATAAATTACAG GCCAAAACACCCAGAGAGGGGGAAGCAGACCTGAGCTTTGACTCTTACCATTCTACTCAAACTGACTTGGCCCCATCCCTGGGCAAACCTAGTGAAAACCCTCCTCTAGACTCCAAACCATCTCCATCTGTCATAACACATTCCTCCAGTAAATCCACTCTCGACAGTGATGTCAGAATCCAGCAACTCCAAGAGGTTTTACATGACTTGCAGAAGAGACTGGAGAGCTCTGAAGCGGAGAGGAAACAGCTGCAGGCCGAGCTCCAGACCAGGAGGACAGAATCAGTGTGCTTAAACAACACCGAGATCTCAGAGAACGGCTCCGACCTCAGTCAGAAACTTAAGGAAACTCAGAGCAAGTACGAGGAAGCTATGAAAGAAGTCCTGAGTGTGCAGAAGCAGATGAAGCTGGGCCTGGTCTCACCAGAAAGCGTGGACACTTACTCACACCTGCATGAGCTGAGGATCACTGAGGAAGAAATGGACGTGCTCAAGCGGGACCTCCAAGGTGCCCTGGAAGAAAGTGAACGAAataaagagaaagtgagagagttAGAGGAGAAGCTggcagaaagggagaaagaggcaGTTATGCAGCCACCAAAGGAGGAGTATGAGGAAATGAAAAGTTCCTATTGCACGGTGATTGAGAATATGAATAAGGAGAAAGCATTTTTGTTTGAGAAATACCAAGAGGCacaagaagaaatcacaaaactGAAAGATACATTGAAAAATCAGATGGCCCAGGAGGCGGGTGATGAAGCTGAGGACATGAAAGAGGCCATGAACAGGATGATCGATGAACTCAACAAGCAGGTGAGTGAGCTGTCCCAGCTATACAAAGAGGCCCAGGCAGAGCTGGAGGATTACCGAAAGAGGAAGTCTCTAGAAGATGTCACAGCTGAATATATCCATAAAGCGGAGCATGAGAAGCTGATGCAAGTGACCAACGTATCCAGAGCCAAGGCTGAAGAGGCACTGTCCGAAATGAAGTCTCAGTATTCAAAAGTGCTAAATGAGCTGACCCAGCTCAAACAGTTGGTAGACGCACAGAAAGAGAACTCTGTCTCCATCACGGAGCATTTGCAAGTGATAACCACTCTGCGGACCACTGCCAAAGAGATGGAGGGAAAAATAAGCAGTCTGAAAGAGCACCTGGCGAGCAAGGAAGGGGAGGTGGCGAAGCTGGAGAAACAGCTCCTAGAGGAGAAGGCGGCTATGACGGATGCGATGGTGCCCCGGTCTGCCTACGAGAAGCTCCAGTCGTCTTTGGAAAGCGAAGTGAGTGTGTTGGCCTCAAAATTAAGGGATTccgtgaaagagaaagagaaggcccATTCAGAGGTTGCCCAGATTAGAAGTGAGGTCTTGCagatgaaaagggaaaaggaaaacattcagACTCTCTTGAAATCCAAAGAGCAGGAAGTAAACGAACTTCTGCAAAAATGCCAGCATGCTCAGGAAGAACTTGCAGAAATGAAGAGACATTCCGAGAGCTCCTCCAAACTGGAAGAGGATAAAGACAAGAAG ATAAATGAGATGTCCAAGGAAGTCACCAAGTTGAAGGAGGCCCTGAACAGCCTCTCACAGCTCTCCTACTCTGCCAGCTCCTCCAAGAGGCAGAGCCAGCAGCTGGAGGCGCTGCAGCAGCAGGTCAAACAGCTGCAGAACCAGCTGGCG GAATGCAAGAAACAACACCAGGAAGTGATATCTGTTTACAGGATGCATCTTCTGTACGCCGTGCAG GGCCAGATGGATGAAGATGTCCAAAAAGTACTGAAGCAAATCCTTACCATGTGTAAGAACCAGTCCCAGAAGAAGTAA
- the RAI14 gene encoding ankycorbin isoform X5, with protein MKSLKAKFRKSDTNEWNKNDDRLLQAVENGDAEKVASLLGKKGASATKHDSEGKTAFHLAATKGHVECLRVMVTHGVDVTAQDTAGHSALHLAAKNSHHECIKKLLQSKCPAESIDSCGKTALHYAAAQGCLQAVQVLCEHKSPINLKDLDGNIPLLLAVQNGHSEVCRFLLDHGADVNSRDKNGRTALMLACEIGSSNIVEALIKKGADLTLVDSLGHNALHYSRLSENAGIQSLLLSKISQDADLKTPTKPKQLSDVSSPRSITSTPLSGKESVFFAEPPFKQAEISSIRENRDRLSDSTTGADSLLDVSSEADQQDLLVLLQAKVASLTLHNKELQDKLQAKTPREGEADLSFDSYHSTQTDLAPSLGKPSENPPLDSKPSPSVITHSSSKSTLDSDVRIQQLQEVLHDLQKRLESSEAERKQLQAELQTRRTESVCLNNTEISENGSDLSQKLKETQSKYEEAMKEVLSVQKQMKLGLVSPESVDTYSHLHELRITEEEMDVLKRDLQGALEESERNKEKVRELEEKLAEREKEAVMQPPKEEYEEMKSSYCTVIENMNKEKAFLFEKYQEAQEEITKLKDTLKNQMAQEAGDEAEDMKEAMNRMIDELNKQVSELSQLYKEAQAELEDYRKRKSLEDVTAEYIHKAEHEKLMQVTNVSRAKAEEALSEMKSQYSKVLNELTQLKQLVDAQKENSVSITEHLQVITTLRTTAKEMEGKISSLKEHLASKEGEVAKLEKQLLEEKAAMTDAMVPRSAYEKLQSSLESEVSVLASKLRDSVKEKEKAHSEVAQIRSEVLQMKREKENIQTLLKSKEQEVNELLQKCQHAQEELAEMKRHSESSSKLEEDKDKKINEMSKEVTKLKEALNSLSQLSYSASSSKRQSQQLEALQQQVKQLQNQLAECKKQHQEVISVYRMHLLYAVQGQMDEDVQKVLKQILTMCKNQSQKK; from the exons gACACAGTGCTTTGCACCTTGCAGCCAAGAACAGCCACCATGAATGCATCAAGAAGCTCCTTCAG TCTAAATGCCCAGCTGAAAGTATCGACAGCTGTGGGAAAACAGCTTTACATTATGCAG CCGCACAGGGCTGCCTTCAAGCTGTGCAAGTTCTTTGCGAGCACAAAAGCCCCATAAACCTCAAAGATTTG GATGGGAATATACCACTGCTTCTTGCAGTGCAAAATGGCCACAGTGAGGTCTGTCGCTTTCTTCTGGATCATGGAGCAGATGTAAATTCCAGAGACAAAAATGGAAG AACTGCTCTCATGCTGGCTTGTGAGATTGGCAGCTCAAACATTGTAGAAGCCTTAATTAAAAAGGGTGCAGACCTAACCCTTGTAGATTCTCTTGGACACAATGCCTTACATTATTCCAGACTCTCGGAAAATGCAGGAATTCAAAGCCTTCTATTATCAAAAATCTCTCAGGATGCTG ATTTAAAGACACCAACAAAACCAAAGCAG TTGAGTGATGTGTCTTCCCCAAGATCAATAACTTCAACACCACTTTCAGGAAAGGAATCAGTATTTTTTGCTGAACCACCCTTCAAG CAGGCTGAGATTAGTTCTATACGAGAGAACAGAGACAGACTAAGTGACAGTACTACAG GTGCTGATAGTTTATTGGACGTAAGTTCTGAAGCTGACCAGCAAGATCTTCTTGTCCTATTGCAAGCAAAAGTTGCTTCTCTTACCTTACACAATAAGGAATTACAAGATAAATTACAG GCCAAAACACCCAGAGAGGGGGAAGCAGACCTGAGCTTTGACTCTTACCATTCTACTCAAACTGACTTGGCCCCATCCCTGGGCAAACCTAGTGAAAACCCTCCTCTAGACTCCAAACCATCTCCATCTGTCATAACACATTCCTCCAGTAAATCCACTCTCGACAGTGATGTCAGAATCCAGCAACTCCAAGAGGTTTTACATGACTTGCAGAAGAGACTGGAGAGCTCTGAAGCGGAGAGGAAACAGCTGCAGGCCGAGCTCCAGACCAGGAGGACAGAATCAGTGTGCTTAAACAACACCGAGATCTCAGAGAACGGCTCCGACCTCAGTCAGAAACTTAAGGAAACTCAGAGCAAGTACGAGGAAGCTATGAAAGAAGTCCTGAGTGTGCAGAAGCAGATGAAGCTGGGCCTGGTCTCACCAGAAAGCGTGGACACTTACTCACACCTGCATGAGCTGAGGATCACTGAGGAAGAAATGGACGTGCTCAAGCGGGACCTCCAAGGTGCCCTGGAAGAAAGTGAACGAAataaagagaaagtgagagagttAGAGGAGAAGCTggcagaaagggagaaagaggcaGTTATGCAGCCACCAAAGGAGGAGTATGAGGAAATGAAAAGTTCCTATTGCACGGTGATTGAGAATATGAATAAGGAGAAAGCATTTTTGTTTGAGAAATACCAAGAGGCacaagaagaaatcacaaaactGAAAGATACATTGAAAAATCAGATGGCCCAGGAGGCGGGTGATGAAGCTGAGGACATGAAAGAGGCCATGAACAGGATGATCGATGAACTCAACAAGCAGGTGAGTGAGCTGTCCCAGCTATACAAAGAGGCCCAGGCAGAGCTGGAGGATTACCGAAAGAGGAAGTCTCTAGAAGATGTCACAGCTGAATATATCCATAAAGCGGAGCATGAGAAGCTGATGCAAGTGACCAACGTATCCAGAGCCAAGGCTGAAGAGGCACTGTCCGAAATGAAGTCTCAGTATTCAAAAGTGCTAAATGAGCTGACCCAGCTCAAACAGTTGGTAGACGCACAGAAAGAGAACTCTGTCTCCATCACGGAGCATTTGCAAGTGATAACCACTCTGCGGACCACTGCCAAAGAGATGGAGGGAAAAATAAGCAGTCTGAAAGAGCACCTGGCGAGCAAGGAAGGGGAGGTGGCGAAGCTGGAGAAACAGCTCCTAGAGGAGAAGGCGGCTATGACGGATGCGATGGTGCCCCGGTCTGCCTACGAGAAGCTCCAGTCGTCTTTGGAAAGCGAAGTGAGTGTGTTGGCCTCAAAATTAAGGGATTccgtgaaagagaaagagaaggcccATTCAGAGGTTGCCCAGATTAGAAGTGAGGTCTTGCagatgaaaagggaaaaggaaaacattcagACTCTCTTGAAATCCAAAGAGCAGGAAGTAAACGAACTTCTGCAAAAATGCCAGCATGCTCAGGAAGAACTTGCAGAAATGAAGAGACATTCCGAGAGCTCCTCCAAACTGGAAGAGGATAAAGACAAGAAG ATAAATGAGATGTCCAAGGAAGTCACCAAGTTGAAGGAGGCCCTGAACAGCCTCTCACAGCTCTCCTACTCTGCCAGCTCCTCCAAGAGGCAGAGCCAGCAGCTGGAGGCGCTGCAGCAGCAGGTCAAACAGCTGCAGAACCAGCTGGCG GAATGCAAGAAACAACACCAGGAAGTGATATCTGTTTACAGGATGCATCTTCTGTACGCCGTGCAG GGCCAGATGGATGAAGATGTCCAAAAAGTACTGAAGCAAATCCTTACCATGTGTAAGAACCAGTCCCAGAAGAAGTAA
- the RAI14 gene encoding ankycorbin isoform X4, protein MKSLKAKFRKSDTNEWNKNDDRLLQAVENGDAEKVASLLGKKGASATKHDSEGKTAFHLAATKGHVECLRVMVTHGVDVTAQDTAGHSALHLAAKNSHHECIKKLLQSKCPAESIDSCGKTALHYAAAQGCLQAVQVLCEHKSPINLKDLDGNIPLLLAVQNGHSEVCRFLLDHGADVNSRDKNGRTALMLACEIGSSNIVEALIKKGADLTLVDSLGHNALHYSRLSENAGIQSLLLSKISQDADLKTPTKPKQHDHVSKISSERSGTPKKRKAPPPPISPTQLSDVSSPRSITSTPLSGKESVFFAEPPFKAEISSIRENRDRLSDSTTGADSLLDVSSEADQQDLLVLLQAKVASLTLHNKELQDKLQAKTPREGEADLSFDSYHSTQTDLAPSLGKPSENPPLDSKPSPSVITHSSSKSTLDSDVRIQQLQEVLHDLQKRLESSEAERKQLQAELQTRRTESVCLNNTEISENGSDLSQKLKETQSKYEEAMKEVLSVQKQMKLGLVSPESVDTYSHLHELRITEEEMDVLKRDLQGALEESERNKEKVRELEEKLAEREKEAVMQPPKEEYEEMKSSYCTVIENMNKEKAFLFEKYQEAQEEITKLKDTLKNQMAQEAGDEAEDMKEAMNRMIDELNKQVSELSQLYKEAQAELEDYRKRKSLEDVTAEYIHKAEHEKLMQVTNVSRAKAEEALSEMKSQYSKVLNELTQLKQLVDAQKENSVSITEHLQVITTLRTTAKEMEGKISSLKEHLASKEGEVAKLEKQLLEEKAAMTDAMVPRSAYEKLQSSLESEVSVLASKLRDSVKEKEKAHSEVAQIRSEVLQMKREKENIQTLLKSKEQEVNELLQKCQHAQEELAEMKRHSESSSKLEEDKDKKINEMSKEVTKLKEALNSLSQLSYSASSSKRQSQQLEALQQQVKQLQNQLAECKKQHQEVISVYRMHLLYAVQGQMDEDVQKVLKQILTMCKNQSQKK, encoded by the exons gACACAGTGCTTTGCACCTTGCAGCCAAGAACAGCCACCATGAATGCATCAAGAAGCTCCTTCAG TCTAAATGCCCAGCTGAAAGTATCGACAGCTGTGGGAAAACAGCTTTACATTATGCAG CCGCACAGGGCTGCCTTCAAGCTGTGCAAGTTCTTTGCGAGCACAAAAGCCCCATAAACCTCAAAGATTTG GATGGGAATATACCACTGCTTCTTGCAGTGCAAAATGGCCACAGTGAGGTCTGTCGCTTTCTTCTGGATCATGGAGCAGATGTAAATTCCAGAGACAAAAATGGAAG AACTGCTCTCATGCTGGCTTGTGAGATTGGCAGCTCAAACATTGTAGAAGCCTTAATTAAAAAGGGTGCAGACCTAACCCTTGTAGATTCTCTTGGACACAATGCCTTACATTATTCCAGACTCTCGGAAAATGCAGGAATTCAAAGCCTTCTATTATCAAAAATCTCTCAGGATGCTG ATTTAAAGACACCAACAAAACCAAAGCAG CATGATCACGTCTCTAAAATAAGCTCAGAGAGAAGTGGAACTCCAAAAAAACGCAAAGCTCCACCACCTCCTATCAGTCCTACCCag TTGAGTGATGTGTCTTCCCCAAGATCAATAACTTCAACACCACTTTCAGGAAAGGAATCAGTATTTTTTGCTGAACCACCCTTCAAG GCTGAGATTAGTTCTATACGAGAGAACAGAGACAGACTAAGTGACAGTACTACAG GTGCTGATAGTTTATTGGACGTAAGTTCTGAAGCTGACCAGCAAGATCTTCTTGTCCTATTGCAAGCAAAAGTTGCTTCTCTTACCTTACACAATAAGGAATTACAAGATAAATTACAG GCCAAAACACCCAGAGAGGGGGAAGCAGACCTGAGCTTTGACTCTTACCATTCTACTCAAACTGACTTGGCCCCATCCCTGGGCAAACCTAGTGAAAACCCTCCTCTAGACTCCAAACCATCTCCATCTGTCATAACACATTCCTCCAGTAAATCCACTCTCGACAGTGATGTCAGAATCCAGCAACTCCAAGAGGTTTTACATGACTTGCAGAAGAGACTGGAGAGCTCTGAAGCGGAGAGGAAACAGCTGCAGGCCGAGCTCCAGACCAGGAGGACAGAATCAGTGTGCTTAAACAACACCGAGATCTCAGAGAACGGCTCCGACCTCAGTCAGAAACTTAAGGAAACTCAGAGCAAGTACGAGGAAGCTATGAAAGAAGTCCTGAGTGTGCAGAAGCAGATGAAGCTGGGCCTGGTCTCACCAGAAAGCGTGGACACTTACTCACACCTGCATGAGCTGAGGATCACTGAGGAAGAAATGGACGTGCTCAAGCGGGACCTCCAAGGTGCCCTGGAAGAAAGTGAACGAAataaagagaaagtgagagagttAGAGGAGAAGCTggcagaaagggagaaagaggcaGTTATGCAGCCACCAAAGGAGGAGTATGAGGAAATGAAAAGTTCCTATTGCACGGTGATTGAGAATATGAATAAGGAGAAAGCATTTTTGTTTGAGAAATACCAAGAGGCacaagaagaaatcacaaaactGAAAGATACATTGAAAAATCAGATGGCCCAGGAGGCGGGTGATGAAGCTGAGGACATGAAAGAGGCCATGAACAGGATGATCGATGAACTCAACAAGCAGGTGAGTGAGCTGTCCCAGCTATACAAAGAGGCCCAGGCAGAGCTGGAGGATTACCGAAAGAGGAAGTCTCTAGAAGATGTCACAGCTGAATATATCCATAAAGCGGAGCATGAGAAGCTGATGCAAGTGACCAACGTATCCAGAGCCAAGGCTGAAGAGGCACTGTCCGAAATGAAGTCTCAGTATTCAAAAGTGCTAAATGAGCTGACCCAGCTCAAACAGTTGGTAGACGCACAGAAAGAGAACTCTGTCTCCATCACGGAGCATTTGCAAGTGATAACCACTCTGCGGACCACTGCCAAAGAGATGGAGGGAAAAATAAGCAGTCTGAAAGAGCACCTGGCGAGCAAGGAAGGGGAGGTGGCGAAGCTGGAGAAACAGCTCCTAGAGGAGAAGGCGGCTATGACGGATGCGATGGTGCCCCGGTCTGCCTACGAGAAGCTCCAGTCGTCTTTGGAAAGCGAAGTGAGTGTGTTGGCCTCAAAATTAAGGGATTccgtgaaagagaaagagaaggcccATTCAGAGGTTGCCCAGATTAGAAGTGAGGTCTTGCagatgaaaagggaaaaggaaaacattcagACTCTCTTGAAATCCAAAGAGCAGGAAGTAAACGAACTTCTGCAAAAATGCCAGCATGCTCAGGAAGAACTTGCAGAAATGAAGAGACATTCCGAGAGCTCCTCCAAACTGGAAGAGGATAAAGACAAGAAG ATAAATGAGATGTCCAAGGAAGTCACCAAGTTGAAGGAGGCCCTGAACAGCCTCTCACAGCTCTCCTACTCTGCCAGCTCCTCCAAGAGGCAGAGCCAGCAGCTGGAGGCGCTGCAGCAGCAGGTCAAACAGCTGCAGAACCAGCTGGCG GAATGCAAGAAACAACACCAGGAAGTGATATCTGTTTACAGGATGCATCTTCTGTACGCCGTGCAG GGCCAGATGGATGAAGATGTCCAAAAAGTACTGAAGCAAATCCTTACCATGTGTAAGAACCAGTCCCAGAAGAAGTAA